The Rhinolophus sinicus isolate RSC01 linkage group LG09, ASM3656204v1, whole genome shotgun sequence genome includes a window with the following:
- the LOC109460384 gene encoding protein LDOC1: MDALAVMMQDLLTQNHALRRENNELMDQVRRLLCEKANLLAQVRPPACPVAFPDTFKGDSAQLPEFLIQAASYMRFFEARFSNDTLKVAFLISRFSGAAEEWVVPYIERESPILGHYEDFVDALRRAFGRNG; this comes from the coding sequence ATGGACGCGCTGGCAGTGATGATGCAGGATCTCTTGACCCAGAACCATGCCCTGCGCAGGGAAAACAACGAACTCATGGACCAGGTGCGGCGGCTGCTGTGCGAGAAAGCCAACCTGCTGGCCCAGGTGCGTCCGCCGGCCTGCCCCGTGGCTTTTCCTGACACGTTTAAAGGTGACTCCGCCCAGCTTCCAGAGTTTTTGATCCAAGCGGCCTCGTACATGAGGTTCTTCGAGGCCAGGTTTTCGAACGACACCCTAAAGGTGGCATTTCTAATCAGCCGCTTCTCTGGGGCGGCAGAAGAGTGGGTAGTCCCTTACATCGAGAGGGAGAGCCCCATCCTAGGTCATTATGAGGACTTTGTGGACGCGCTGAGACGTGCCTTTGGCAGGAATGGGTAG